aaataattttcaattaactgCAGTTATGTACTAAAAAATTGAGCTTATCCTCCTTTTATGTACTCAATATACTAAATCCTACTTTCAAGTttaacacttttctgaaaaccgtaTTAAAATCGGTTGAGCTAATCGCTGAGAAACACATATGTATAGGTCTAATTGAACGCCTTTCTTTTTTGAAAtcgattaaaaatgtttttcaaaatgTGCGATTGCCGcgtattttatgttatatcatGCAGCACGGTACTTTGCAGCTAATTCCAGGGTGTCCTTACTCCAGGCTCGCTCGTGGTGGAAAACCGGTTtaaaagtattgtaaaataatttcatgaTTGGGtgaaaattttcataaaacgaCAAGACCGGCAAGTCCATACGACGGCATTTTGAGCCCCATTTCATGTTTGTTTCTGTTTATGGAAGAGGCGCACATTCAGTATGTCCTCCTGAAGAAGTTCTAGAAAGCAGCGAGCTTCCAGTTTGTTCCAGTTACCTTTGTGCAATTATTTTCCTCTACAAAAACAAGCATTTTCATgtcaaataacttttattttagttaaacaaagaaatgtatatataatattatatataggtatgtttattgaataaaattatatcttatAAACAGATATGACGCCTCGTCCATTGCGAGAAACAGCCACCAAGTTCCCATCATAGCCGAAATATGgcaaactataatataataaaacgtaaATGCAGACGGCccaattgtttaaaaaaatatttattttcataataaaatcacGAAGAACGCatgaaaattgtattacaaCTAAAATGTTAATCTAGCTGCTTTGCCTTTAGGCCCAATACAGTCTTAGCTTCCATAGCAGAGCTTTCAACTTGTCACCCAATTTTTAACGATTTTGAAAACGAAATCTTAAAAACATAACGCTAAAGTTATAACAGTAACTTTCTTATGAAGATTAcaaaatacacatacacatcaGAAAAAcaatgtagataaatatttttcactttGGGACCCATTTTACAACATAGAAAgcttgtaatataataataataacgcgTATATACCTTAACACTTTTAAACAACTTCGATAACTTCCCATGTTTATCAATAAATTGGACCATCCCCATTATAGTTGCTTACAAAATATCGACATTAAGAAAAAGAACTACATATAAAGACAATGAATATGCTCAAAGAGGTACTAACACTTTTAAGGATCAAGCATGAAGCTACTTCAaaaattagtataaaaatatatcacagcAATTTAAGTTAGCCCAACTGATACTTTGCTGAGTGAGATCGAAGAAACAAATCCTCGAAAGGAAAGAACAACTCGTAATGAAAGTatacaacaatataatttatcgGACATCAGTCGTTTATAAAACTGAAATGGTTTAAAACTCGTCTAAATCACaaaaagatatattttcaattattacaTCATACAACTTTTATACACATGGTAATAGTTGGTTTAAAGGCGGTTAATGGTTAGTAGTGATGCGCGAGACATGGGCGTGATGAGGAGAGCGTGACTGGCAACGGATGAGCGCAGGGTGCCGAGAGAGTGACGTGTGGCGGTACTGGCGGTAATAAATATGGAGAGGCCCCCACTACGTGGACAGGGCCAGCTGCAGAGCTTCCTTGTGCTCACTGCTCAGCTGCATCAGCACAGCATTAAATAATTCCGCATTGCTCTGCAACAAATTATAATGTTACATTAATTTCATGTACTATACACATGATTGTTTTGATGTAAACAAATCGTAATTGATGTTTACCTGTATTTGCCTAACGAGAGCAACCATCTGCGCATAAACTGGATTTTCAGTAGGCACGGCGTCCCTCAAGAATGCTTCTGCGAGTGTGGCGATAACATGCTTGGGGGCATCAGGAGATGCCAGTGCCGCATGACCACTCGCCGCGAGCTCACACAGCAGGGAGTATACGTGTGGTGCTTCCTCTGTGTCTTCTGTCACCGGCAGCCATGTTAGCCTGTTAAAGAATCATAAGAAAAATGTGTAAGTATTTACTAATTCATTCATTAAATGTATTAACAAATAACAAGTTAGTATGAAATTGGAGTTTGACTCACCAATGCCTAATGATTTCATCCCTGTCGATCTGAGAGTGGTTATACTTGATGATCTTTGCGACGGCTGATATAGCGTTTTCGGTAGCGTTGAGGTTTTCGAGTGCACGTGCATCAGGTTCGGCGATGAGCGCGGCCAGCAGCGGCAcggcgcgcgcggcggcgcCGGCGAAGGCCGCGCCTCCGAACTGCGCCAGCACTCCGCACCCGTACGCCGCCGCCTGCCGCACCTCCGCCTCGGCCGAGCGCAGCCCGCTCAGCATCGGCTCCAGGAAGATGTCTTGGTACTTTATGCATGCAGGACCTGCGGGCGAACAAACACACGATACAATGTCTTGATATGAAAACGacagaaataaatgtaaatcaacaaacagcgcatctttacgttttttttttccatGCAATGCCTAATAATGACTATTCTTACCTCCAAATTCGATAACATCGTCAAAAATACATATAGCCCATTGGCGGTCCGAGTAGGGGCGGCCGGGCGCGAGCAGCTGCACGAGGTGTGGGAGCAGACTGTCGAGGTGCGGGAAGAAGCTCTCGCGGTACGCAGACATCAGCGCGTGCAACACGTCCGCCACGCGGGACAGGCCGTACACGTCCTCGTTGTCCTCATCTGCTAACTGCTCTTCCACTACCTgagttaaattttttttttttcagtatgtGTTTTAGCTGTTGCATTTTGTCACATTTTAcgaattaaaatacattaatcgGTATCAGgtactttgtaataaaatactcaCTTCATCGTAATCTTCGTCAGAGCGTTTTTGACGACGCTCAGTGGCACGTTCGAAATGTTCAGTGAGCAATTTGTTTAATATACGCAGTACTTCCGCCATCATTTCGTCTGGGAGACAACCACCGCCCAACAGTTCTATGCACTGAAATCACAATAAcgcatattaaaatttttacaaaTTCCACCAATTTATTGAAGTTGGAAAGTACACTAGAAAAATGTATACCTTTGCGAGGCTGTTGAGAAGTTCCACCTGGACTTCCTGCTCAGGCTCAGAATCGATAGCCTTGAGTAACTCAGGCAGAATGTATGCCCACATGCCCTGTATGTACTGGGGCCCACGGATGCGCGCGCACTCCAGCAGGTAGGGCAGCGACTCCGCGGCCGCCGTGCGCACGTTGTCGTGGAAGTAGAACTTCAGCATGGGAACCATTAGCTTCACTACATCCTCTGCATATTCTGCGAACTCTTCCTTGAGCTCGCGAGCGTAGCACACGAGCATGTCACAAGCTGAAGCTTTGTCTTCGAGACCGGCAGTCTTAATGCCAAAGTTTTGTTGCTCGCCGAGTGTGACGAAGTGCCAATCGAGATCTCCCTCGATGGTTTCCAAATCATCGTTATCGAGCAATGCCACCTCGGGTTTCATGGCGGCCGTACGCATCACTGGCTCCATCACCATGGGCAGATATTGCGCAAACTTCTTGCCTGTTAAGTAAACATAGCATTAAATATTCCGAATTTTACAGATTCCTTCCCTatgtaagaataataaattacgtACCCATAATTCTGCAGATACGCGACCAAGCGGAGATAAGGTAAGATGTCTGCGGGTCGTCAGCAGGCAACTGTTCGCCTTCCGTGTGCGTCTTCAATAACAGATCCATCACTTCAGAAGCATCTGATGTGAACTTCTCCTCACCAACAGCCAAACCTAATGATGGAAATCATTTGATAAATAGATAATGCTAAATAGATAAAATAGTTTAGAATGTTTACATGAGTAATGTATGTACTTACCAATAAGACTGACACACTCAATAGTTTTGCCGCGGAGCATCTTAAGCTCGTCGGTAGTAGCATTGGCAATGATGTACTTGAGGCAGGGCATCAGCCGGTCGTAGTACACGACAAAGTCTTTCTCCACAGTGTCGGCGACGGACGCGATTGTTGTTACTATTTGTTCAAGCACGAGTTTTGTGCCACGTTCCACCAACTGTAAGTTtactttacttataaaaatattctcattTTTACATAAATGTTGAATTGAAAAATATCATATTGAACTTTGTACTATCAATAAATGTCAGTGAACTGAGATCCGTGACTGTCTATAAGAAGAGAGAGAAACGGAGCAATTGCCACATTTTATCTGCCAATGCTATGGAAGTAATTGAACTTTGGGAATAGTTCCATCACTAACGAACATTGGCTCAGTgtgatattgtaatattatcttACCTCTTTGAATTTAGTGGTCAAAATTACTTCAAGTTTGCTCATCAAGGGGTCAAGGTACTGAGTAAGAATTGGCTTGGGACAATCTTCACTGAAGTTTACTAAAGCAGCAGCCGCATGAGCCTGGaaaagtcaataaataataatcaataacttgcaataacaataaatttactTTAGCTATAAACTATATGAATTTGGCGTAATTACCTGCACGCGGGGGTTAGCATTGTCATCCAGCACCATCAAGAGGCCAGGCACCACTTTGTCATGGAACTTCTTCTCGAATACGGGAGCGAAGTCGGTCGACATCTGACCCACAGCATTACAGGCAGCGTAACGCACGCGAGGGTGCTGgaatcattaaaataacattataacaaCCTATCAAATACAATAGAAGGTTCATTGAATCTCTATTATTATCATGTATGTGAACTGAGATCCGTGACTTTCTATGAACTAGAGAGAAATGGAGCAATTGTCACATTTAATCTTCCAATGCTATGGAAGTGATGTAACCTTGTTAATGATTATATCACTAACGAACATTGGAATTAATaactataagggttccgtttttttgccatttggctatggAACCCTAAAACTGACCAAATTGCCTTTATTATCAGTTACAACTAGTGTCATGTATAAGAAATATCTTACAGGGTCAGTGAGATAGTTGAGGACAGCAGAGACAACTTGGTCCAGCATCTGTTCCATTTGCTTGTGGCAACCCTCGCCAGCAGAGGACACAGCCATGAGCGCAGCGTGGCGGCGGCGCCAGTCTTCGTGGTGCAACATTTCAGGGACCCGCCCTACGATCAGATTCAGCATGATCTTGCCTCCAAGTCCACAGCACATGCGATCTAGAGCTGACTCAGCAGCTACATAATTTCTgtggaaatattaaaaaagcgAGTTTAAGTTTTATATCTCTTAAAAACTGAATTATTATGTCAAGTCAGAATGTTTGCAATATCTATGTATAGAAAATGTTATACTGACTGTTCGTTGTCGTCCTCGGCCGCGTCGTCTTGCATTGACCAGTCGGGTTCATCGTCTAGCTCGCACATCATTTCGAGTACGAGCGGCGTCAGCATGCTCACTCCGTTGGGCACTTGTTTGCGCACCATGGCAGGTGCTGTCTCGCAAAGGGTCACCATTGCCTCCAGGGCTAATTGACGCCAGTTATCTTCTGCATCTACGTCACCAACCAcctaatacaaacaaacaatgaatgTTACTCACATATAAACTAACAACATAATGTGAAgcaatttataaacaatattgtcATCAAGGGACTGACACCCAAATGTATAAGGAACATCGAGTGCTAATTATCTTGTTAGTTGATCTAGTAAGATTCTTAGTAGCTGTATCATACAAATATAGCCACATAGTAAAGAATCTTACAAACACacttaattaagaatatttcaagttttatacattttaatgtaccAACCTTGATGCACACTTGGAAGATGGGTTCTAGTTGAGGGCGCAAGAATTTTGGGGCTGATTCAGCGAGTTCGATAAGAACTTTCAAAGCAGCATCATCATCACTCTTCTCAATGGACTGAACTATAACCtgtgaaataaatcaaaaaatattataaattaaatgttaacttTTCGTGTTCTGAACATTGTAACTTGTCTTATTATAATGTCTTGAGAGGTACTATCAAACTCCACCCTATAGAGAGGATGGTGTTAGCGAAATCTCAATTTAATTTTGCACATTCTGGcagtaatacattttatagaaaaagtTTAC
The genomic region above belongs to Spodoptera frugiperda isolate SF20-4 chromosome 12, AGI-APGP_CSIRO_Sfru_2.0, whole genome shotgun sequence and contains:
- the LOC118262844 gene encoding importin-5; the protein is MKKNRAFSKRFNMAGDQAQFYQLLNTLLSTDNDIRSQAEEAYNNIPTETKVVHLVGAIQNADVGEEGRQTAAVLLRRLLSAEFFEFFPKLPFEQQTVLREQLLLTLQMDVSQQLRRKICDVVSELARNHIDDDGVNQWPEFLQFMFNCAGAQDPNIQEAGIRMFTSVPGVFGHRQNENLPVIKRMLLTALQSSSEPLRIQAVKAVGAFILLHDKEPAIHKHFSDILLPLMQVIVQSIEKSDDDAALKVLIELAESAPKFLRPQLEPIFQVCIKVVGDVDAEDNWRQLALEAMVTLCETAPAMVRKQVPNGVSMLTPLVLEMMCELDDEPDWSMQDDAAEDDNEQNYVAAESALDRMCCGLGGKIMLNLIVGRVPEMLHHEDWRRRHAALMAVSSAGEGCHKQMEQMLDQVVSAVLNYLTDPHPRVRYAACNAVGQMSTDFAPVFEKKFHDKVVPGLLMVLDDNANPRVQAHAAAALVNFSEDCPKPILTQYLDPLMSKLEVILTTKFKELVERGTKLVLEQIVTTIASVADTVEKDFVVYYDRLMPCLKYIIANATTDELKMLRGKTIECVSLIGLAVGEEKFTSDASEVMDLLLKTHTEGEQLPADDPQTSYLISAWSRICRIMGKKFAQYLPMVMEPVMRTAAMKPEVALLDNDDLETIEGDLDWHFVTLGEQQNFGIKTAGLEDKASACDMLVCYARELKEEFAEYAEDVVKLMVPMLKFYFHDNVRTAAAESLPYLLECARIRGPQYIQGMWAYILPELLKAIDSEPEQEVQVELLNSLAKCIELLGGGCLPDEMMAEVLRILNKLLTEHFERATERRQKRSDEDYDEVVEEQLADEDNEDVYGLSRVADVLHALMSAYRESFFPHLDSLLPHLVQLLAPGRPYSDRQWAICIFDDVIEFGGPACIKYQDIFLEPMLSGLRSAEAEVRQAAAYGCGVLAQFGGAAFAGAAARAVPLLAALIAEPDARALENLNATENAISAVAKIIKYNHSQIDRDEIIRHWLTWLPVTEDTEEAPHVYSLLCELAASGHAALASPDAPKHVIATLAEAFLRDAVPTENPVYAQMVALVRQIQSNAELFNAVLMQLSSEHKEALQLALST